The following nucleotide sequence is from Pochonia chlamydosporia 170 chromosome 4, whole genome shotgun sequence.
ggactgGAGACGAGATGGAAGAGCGCTGCACCTGGTGAAGGATATATGCACAGGCTAGGGCAATGGGGTAGGTGGCCTTAGTTCATATTAAGTTTAATACGGGCATGCAGAACGAGGGTTTGATCGCGACCCTAGCCGACATAGTTTGCGGCGGGTGAACCTTCAGAGTTGGTAGAATCTGGATTGAGTGCAGCTGTGACAAGCTGGAGCTCCATTGCAgatgaggctgtcgaggTGCCCGCAGACgtcacaccagacatgagtGAGGCTTATCTTATCGACACGTGCGCGGGCATCAGGGTCCCCTcgcttggtgctgctgtCCGCGTGTAGATTTTAGGCATTGGCACTTGACATCTTGTCAGCGCCGAGCTTCGGCCACTGCTCTGGTTGAGAGCTTCGgggactggacatggagagcGGGGAGGGGCTTTGAACCAGCTCTACTGGGACGCCTCCAAACCATTCAAGTATATATTATTGACGGCCCCAAGCCATTGATGGCCGTAGCCTTGCACAACACGGAGCCCAATATCGTTTTGATCTGTTATGAGATGCACATGCCAATAACTGCCGTTGTTGATATTGCACCCGGTACGCACATCAGCATCCATGGCCAGTCCAGCCGTTTATTTTGGTTATCTGATGTGATGGGTATTTCCTCATGTCGCGCCACTGCCGCCAAGctcaacctccttcttcgcccgCCTCATCGACTTGTTGCTGCCTGGATTCGGCTTTTCGCTCCATATACCTACATAGGTAGGTCCTCAATATATTGTCTTGCCATCGCCTCGTAAAAACTTTCGAGTCTTCTGCATAAGCTTGACACTAGCCCGCCCTGACTGGATCCACGTTTATATAGCAATGTCACCAGAAGAAGTGTCCTTCCGGTGCCCAGCTGGTTTGTCCACCAAGCGACCAGATCGTGTATCTGGTCACACCAGGCAAACCAGACTCCACGAGGAGGACAACCTGCCCTGTGCACCGGACAATCCGTCAACCCACTCCGGAAGTTACAGTAACAATCACCTAAACATTTTGCCCAAGGAAATGTCAATTATGGCCTGATGCCATCTTGAGAGCCGTACCCCCTTGCCGTGAACTAAAGGATGGCCCGTAAATTACGAAACAACACTTTTGTAGTCTTTGATTCCTTTGGACTTGGTCGAAttcatgatgctgaagaTAAAAGTATAAAAGAGAAAATTGTCAATGCTGGACATCTCAGTAACGCCTCTCTTCCTCAGGTTCTGTGACCAAGAGGGAATGATGATTAAAAAGCAAAGCTTGAACCGCCTGATGAAATTTCTAGCCTCGATCGCATGAATCTAAACCGGAGGATGTAATGCTGCAAAACAAGACATGTACCGCCTTGCGCCGTAATATGTGTGTAATCTTTGAAAATGTGTCGTTTGTCTCATGATGTGTGCAGTTCACGGAACCCTGCCGCGACTAGGCTTCTAGATTTTTCTTTAGAATCGGCTGGTGCGTTCCAGTAAAATAAGCCCTGCAGATATCACTTATTAGAAAAATAGTCTTCTTCCTATTGCGTCTGTCCGCAAATGATCCCCATCCACGGGATACATACACCTAGTCCTTTTTGCTTGGCAAATGCTGCTTTCGCCTTGACTGTATCTGGGTTGTCGTACGTAACGAAaccaccatcgccacccACACATTGAGCTGAAATATGGCGTTTGTCGACTGACTCCTTACAGCCCTTTCTGGGTAACTGGCTATACTCATATATTCcctcatcgccgccgcctcccttgAACGTCTGTCCAGCCCCCGTCGCCTGCAGAAAGCTGCGGCCGTGAGTGGGGATTCCTAGAAGAATACCACCCGAAGGAAATCCATGGGACATCAAATGCGCTACACCCGAAGAGCCAGAGGTTTCGTCTCGGTTCATTGCGTATAGTTGGGAATGGTGTCCACTCTTTGGTGTCCACACACCGAAGAAGTCGTAAGCAGTCAGGTTGACAAAATCCAAGTAGTTCGCCGCCGCTTTGAAGTCAATAAGTTGCAGTATGGTTTTGGTTGCTGGCAGTGCTGCGGTAAGAATATATCGATCTTCGGCCAAATGTGATCGAATAGTCGCCAACAAGTTTACAAAATCGTGACCTTGCTCAGCATTGCAGGGATACTCCCACGAAACTGTGAGGCAGGAGAGTCTCGTCAGTACAAGAGTCTTTTTAAACGTTGAAAGAACATCCTTGGGTTACAACGCACCGTCAATACCGTCAAGACCAGAAGCCTCTACCAGCCCTAAGGCGGAACGAGCAAAGTTATCTCGTAGATTGGTGTTGCCAGCAACGACGGGGAAGACTTCAGAGCAGGCCGGCCCCCCAATCGACAAAACCACTTGTAGGTGAGGGTGTTGTTGCTTGAGATGCATCAAAGATCCTAGAGCACCTTGAACtccgtcaactggtgctcTGGCATCAGCCCACTCATCGCTCAACTGAGCCATGGCGCACCTGAGTCAGTGTAAACAACTCGTGATGTAATACAGGGGTTGACATACAAACACACCGCCATCCGGCCCAATGCTTGCGTAGGCGTAGTAGACGCGGTTGACACAGCTGTAATTCAGCATGGCCGGACTATCCCCTTGGTAAACTCGGTTGTTCGGGAAGTAAACTGCGTTGGTATACATTACTCTCGCAACGCTGCTGGCCATCCGCGATGTTCGCGAACCAGAGTGGGAGGTCATGACGtagaaaaaaagaaaaggaatgTTGCACAACTCTACCACCAGTAGTGAAAGAGCGAAGAACCGGCGCGCAAGGTATTGAACCGACAACCATAGCCCGGTTAGTTTAGGCAAAGAAAGTAAAACTTGATGTATACCAACATGTTGAGTCCGGGACTACGGTTAAGATATGTGCCAGTCAAGGTGACAATAATCACCTTGGAGCACAGATCAAGCGAGTCAGGCATCAAGGGTGCCCGG
It contains:
- a CDS encoding chitinase (similar to Verticillium alfalfae VaMs.102 XP_003002616.1); the protein is MTSHSGSRTSRMASSVARVMYTNAVYFPNNRVYQGDSPAMLNYSCVNRVYYAYASIGPDGGVFLSDEWADARAPVDGVQGALGSLMHLKQQHPHLQVVLSIGGPACSEVFPVVAGNTNLRDNFARSALGLVEASGLDGIDVSWEYPCNAEQGHDFVNLLATIRSHLAEDRYILTAALPATKTILQLIDFKAAANYLDFVNLTAYDFFGVWTPKSGHHSQLYAMNRDETSGSSGVAHLMSHGFPSGGILLGIPTHGRSFLQATGAGQTFKGGGGDEGIYEYSQLPRKGCKESVDKRHISAQCVGGDGGFVTYDNPDTVKAKAAFAKQKGLGGLFYWNAPADSKEKSRSLVAAGFRELHTS